TAAGCACTGAGGTTAGGTTACAACTATGTGATATAGTCCTGTCCCCTCTCTCAACTTGTTCCAAGCACTGACCTAAAATAGGGACTGCAGCTACACAGGATGTTCTTGTGAGCATTGAATTCAAAACCATTGACTTTGATGATCACATCACAGAGTTTTCCTTCCAGGCGAAGTTCATTGAAGACTGTGCAAGCCATAGCACTCATCTTCCTCTCCATGTGTGGGGGGGAATACCCCGCAGACGCCGAGGTGTCATCCATGTCTAAGCCTGAGACAGCGGAAGAAACTTCTCTCTGAGGTGATATAGGGCTTTCTGCTTGCCCTCCTGCATCTTCTCTGAAGCTATGTTTTGCCTGGTGATTCTGGAACATGCCCGTTAATGAGATCACTGAAACGGGAGGATCTGGAACCTCTGCTGCCCGCAGCTGCCGGGGGCACTGTGCAGCAGGGCTCTAAAGACGTTTCTCTAAGCCCTTCCACGGGCAGTAGGGCCCTAGTCCTTCTGCCTCCTTAGCAGCACACCCTGGTTCGAGCTTGGATTCCAGATCATGCAGGACCTTGTCTGCACACCCTGGTGATTCCTGCTCTGAGCGAAAAAAGCCTTTGTGGTTCTTCTGCAACTTTTTAGCATGATTAAGTTCCGCAGCGGTAGGGACCAAGTGTTTCTGGAGTGTTCTTGCACCAGCCCACGCAGGAGGAAGTCGAGACACAGGCTGGTTAAATGGCAGTCACGAAGCTGCAAAGTTGTGCCACTGCCTTATCTGCCGGCCTGCATCTGCTGCGGATCCGGCGGGCTGGTCGGTGCCGCGTggagccgggcgccgggggcgTGGGGATGGGAGCCCAGCCCTGACTCCTCGCTGACACACTGCTCTTCGATGGGCACTGCCATAGCCCCGCGAGTATACTGGGTGTCCCGGTACACCGCAATAAGGGCATCAGAGTAGTTTGGGAAACAGATCTTTTCTGGTAGTggctctatttattttttttttattttaatcagttttaatGCTGCGCAGACTGTGCctgcaaaaggcttttttttttcttttttttaaattctttatctCATTTCACTTTCGCCTTCCTGCCTCCTGCGCGTGTTGCGAGGAAAACGCAACCGCCGGCGCTGCCTTTCCTGCCCGcagcccgcccggcgccgcggcgcacccgaggcggcggcggcggcggcggcggcagcgcggcgctgccccggcacggcacggcacggcgcggcgcggcgcggcgcggcacggcacggcgcggcgcggcgccgcctccccgccggctCCTCCCCgcggctgcgcggccgcggcgcgggcctgcccggcgcggagcggagcggagcagagcGGAGCGGGGCGAGATGGTGAGCGCGGAGCGgtgcggagcgcggccgccggcgagcagcgcggccggggctTGCAGGGAGCCTGGGAATAAGGAGCAGGATgagcggggagcggggggcagGCGAGGAGCAGGGCCGAGGCcgaggagcagggctggggctggggcacgTCCGTCCCCTGGGAGCTGCCCGGGATACCCGGGACATCACTGACGCGGGGTCTCCTCCGGCAGGTGCCTGAACTGGAGAAAGCCACGGTCCGCATAAAGCACCCGGAGCGCGTGATGGGGATAATCCGGTCCATAAAGGAGCAGGGGACAGGCAAGCTGCAGGTACTGCTTCGTGGCCCGTTTGGCTCCAGTTGTGGTGGGGCTGTCCCAGCACCGTGGTGGCGGAGGGCAAGGGACACATCTGTCCTGCTTGATGCTTGTCTTCTGCTGCCCACTGCTTCTTCAGCCTCCCCAGCCATggcctggctgctccccgcaccCACCTGCAGTGAGGTACCATCCATGCTATTTGCAGGGAGGGGAAGCGGAAAGCCCAAGATGAGAGGGGAGAGCACGCTGGTTTTCTGCCAAGGCCCAAGCTGGCGGCTCTCTGCAGATGggcctttttcttccttgttatGCACTCTATAAATATTAGCCAGTCCCCAAACATGCCCCCTCCACCCATGGCAGTAAGTCGGTGGATTATACCTTTTGGTGCTGATAAGAGCgctgggggtgggaggggtgTTGGCTGTCTCAGATGAGGACATCACAGCTGGCAGGAGCGTCAAAGTTTGTGGCcgcaagctgctgctttgctttgttgTGAGCCTGTGCTGCCACGTGAGACAAACCAAAGCTGAAATTGCTTCCTCGCAGGCACCACCCCCCTTGGCTAGATATTTCAGTGACACAGTGCGCCAGGTCACTCTCagattttgtcttcttttatcTTCCAGGTCATTTCTGACTTTGACATGACGCTGAGCAGGTTTGGATGCAATGGCAGGCGCTGTCCCACCTCGCACAGTGAGTTGAAGCTTTGCCTGCATCTTTACtgttcttctgttctctctctgtgtttgtgttttcaGTCTCTGTAGCCTCCTGTTATCTACTGCCTCCCCTTTCTACCCAGTCTGACCAAGTCTTCACTGTCGTGTTTGTGCAGCTCCAGGCCTCTGCCATTCCCAGCAATGGCTGCTGTCTTCCAACTCTGTGCTTCCAGAGAGTCCAAAACTCACTGGAGAAATGGTCTCCtgagctttctgctgcagctttccCGCTGAGGCCCCCagatgctgcttctttttctaataCTTATGCCCTAAGGCTTGCAAGCGTTGACTAAGCAATGCGCTCTTCACGCCAGGGTGTGCGTTGTGGAGTTCCTGGCTAGGATTTATAGAAGCAGCCACCGCTTTGAGACCCTGCAGTTAATATGTGCTCAGGTCAATGTGCCCCAGACTCCTAATTTTCAGGAAGAGCCAGCCTTCTGAGATCTTGACCCCAGATAGCTGCCTTTTAGAAAGCCTATTTACTGTTTCCGTGTGTTTCTGTGTTACAATGTTGGAATTCTGTTGTCTTCACAGATATCCTTGATAATAGTCGTGTTGTTAGTGAAGACGGTAAGAAGAAGGTAGGTGTTCTTCTGTAAGACACTGACTGTTGTATCTGTGTGTTTGGGCCCCATCACTCATGATCAGTAGGTTGCACTGGCTTGCATGGCAGGGCAGATGCACATGTGCAGCCCAGACGGAGAGCAGAGTAAATTTTCAGGCTGTATTTCAGCCAATGGTAGGGGAAGGAGAAGTTTAAAAGAGAAACTTAATTTGCATGCTCAACTGTAGATGTTTTTGATCTGGTAAGAAGAGGATGAATATATCTGTATTCATCTGGGTCTGCAGATGTATTTGACCCAAGATGAAACTGTCAGCCAGGCTACTAGAGAATTAACTCTTCCTCCGAGATCCCCAGGTTTGCTCAAAGCACAGTTGCTTAGtgaaagatttttgtgttttttttgttattaagcATGATGCTTTAGGGGAATTTGGAAACACTTTTTGTTGTTTACAGTCTCTTTAGATTTGATATTCActgtatattctttttatatctgTACAACGCTCCAGTTAAAAGATCTGCTGCACTACTATTATCCCATCGAAATTGATCCTGAACGGACCCTGGAGGAGAAACGCCCCCTCATGGTGGAGTGGTGAGTTGTTGCATGAGATGAGTTTGTCCTGCAAGATGAACATTGGAGGGGCAAACTGGAAGAAAGATGATTCCTCCTGAACCAAACACAGAGGAGCTTGCTGTGCAGCAGAATAGATCCCCCTTTAACATACAGTCTTTCCATTTCTTAAGAATATGGCACAGGCTTGCTAGATAATGTGCCCTAGACCATGCTGAGTGGGGCCAATTAACGAGCAAGGTGGATTCCAAGAAAAAGCTAGAAACTCttggaaggagaagagaggttCCCTTTTTATGGTTATTTATAATGGATAACACTGCCCCACTCAGTGTGGTCTAGGGCAAGAaccttttaaaagagaaaggttAGATTGAATAGGTGCCTGTGACCTTGTCCCAGCAACTTCTTGCCCCCAAGGACTGTGTGTGCAATAGGCAGAGCTTGAACTTTCTCAAGAATTGGCAGGAATAGCAGGAAGTTTCTAGCTGTTACTTTTCTGACTGCCTTACATTTGGACCCAGGAAGCTCACATTGGTTCCTTTCTCTAGGTGGAGCAGGGCCCATGACCTCCTGTCGCAGCAGAAGATCCTGAAGGACGACATAGCCCAGATCGTCAGAGAATCAGACGTGATGCTGAGGTACTGGCTTGGGGTTCAGCATGCTGCCCGATGCTGTCACTGTGGAAGTAGGTCTCCTGATGGCTCCATTGCTCTCCTTTACTTCCTGCTTGTGTCTTCCAGAGGTCTGAAGAGAGCTTGGGGGCACTCTGAACTGATTTCTGATAGTAGAGTTCACGTGCTTGCTTTCACTCTCATCCGTGTGCAGCCTCCAAAGCGTGGCAGATGCAAATCTTCCTTCATGGGGTTTAGTTCTAATCATGAAAGAGAGCCAAAGGTCGGCACCACAACCTGAGTCTCTCTGAAAGGCTGCTCTGTTGATGGGTGACTCCTTCCTGCTTTCTTGTGTCTTGGCGAGGAGCGGCCAAGGGGACCAGCAGATCAGTGGAGCTCCCTCAACAACTCTTCTGAGCCTTCAGCTGTTTGTAGGATGGGGtagggaagcagcatgcagctGCCCTCTTACAGATCAGATTTTCTCTCCGCTCACTGTAACCAATGGGCTTTATCCAGACCCTTGTCTTAGCATCAAATTTCACCCACAGCACAAAAATGTTGCACTAAAACTTGATGTTAAAACCAACATTGGCAATGATTTTCTCAAAATTAGCTTGAGAAGATTTGGTTTGAATTAACTTCCAGCCACAGAGAAGAGATAGATAGCTACCATATGTCCAGGCTTTAATGGGCCTGGGCTCCTCTTCTGCCCAGAAACTCCATGCTGGCAGTTTCTGAGGCTGTTGCACAGTTGTCTGGTAGTCCTTGCAACCCAGTCTGACCTGTTGTGGATCTGTAGCTTACTGTTTCTGAAGGAGCTGGTAGCCCCAGCTCACAGATGCATGTCCAGGCGTGCTGTGAGCTGTGACTACATGCAAGAAGCTGGATGCTTTCAGGAAACATTGGGCATATTACTCATGCTGCATGTTACCGTGTAGCTCCCCACTAAGTCTATGTCTCAAAGAGGAGGCTGGCGGTTCTGCTGCACACTCTCTGTATGCACAGTAAATAGGACAAGGCACTGTGCTTTTTTGCAGAGTTCACGCATGCATTTCTGTTTGAGAAGTCCCAGGCAGAAATATGAGCCTTGTTGCTATGCTGAGACCTTTCACAGCTCCACCATACACAAAGCACCTGTCACTGTGGGCTGAAAGGTGGTAATGTAATACTGCATTTTGGACTTTGCTTTAGGGATGGATTCAATGAATTATTCGACCAACTGCATAAATACAGTGTCCCCCTGTTCATCTTTTCTGCTGGCGTTGGTGACATCCTTGAAGAAATTATCCGTCAGGCCAATGTTTTCCACCCAAATGTCAACGTGGTATCGAACTACATGGACTTTGATGATAATGTGAGTTTCTGCATCACATACATGCTGagagtctgcagagagaagatTTGTTAGAAATGAATTCAGGGCTACCAGATGTTAACAGAGACGCTGCTAGGCTAAAAGCTGTCTATTAACTCTTCCAAGTAGATTTGTTGCTTCCTTTACCTGGAACTGATCCTTTTCTGGATCATGAGAGCACCATAGAGACTAGTCATGGCCCTCCCACCCTGATTTTATTGGCTTCATGGGTTGCTCCCTGCTACCATAGCAGCCTTCCTGATCGTTAGTGTTGGAGGGCGCTAGAGGTTCCTCTGTTCCTATCGTGATGCTGGAGTTGTGCCAAGTGTGAATGAGAGTCCCTGCTGTAGAGAGCAGGTAAAGTAGGCAGAGAATGTACTGAAGCCTGAAAAGTCCCAATTCGTGCTAGAAAATAACAGGCCTTTTACAATGAAgctttctgctcctgctggtggcaTGTTGGGACAGGCAGTCCTCAGGGTGAGCGTGGGGCAGTGTAACATGTACTGCCTTCCTGGAGGACTGTGCCCTGCCTTAGGACTCCTCTGAATTTGGCTTCCTGTGGCTCTCTAAATAGCTCCTGGGCAACACAGAGCTCAGTCCGAGATCTGCAGGATCTCAGTCTTCTGGATTTGTTCTCATTATCTGGGAAAGACTTGCTCTGCAAAAAGGGGACTCTGGGGGACCAAATCCACGTGTTTCATGGCCACTATGATGCCAGGCTGCTCTGTGGAGTGTCTCAGAGACTGGAGCTGGTGCCTTGTTAGCATCCCCACCTTTAGCTGGTTCCAGAAGGGGCCCTGAGACTGTGGCACAGTGAAGGGATTGCTTTGGGATCAACTTCTCTGTCCTGTTTGCACAGGGACTCCTCAAGCGTTTCAAGGGACCTCTCATCCACACCTACAACAAGAACAACACCGTTCTACAGGGTACAGAGTATTTCCAGCAGCTGAGCACTAGGACCAGCATCATCTTGCTAGGGGACTCTATGGGTGATCTGACAATGGCAGATGGTGT
This genomic interval from Rhea pennata isolate bPtePen1 chromosome 26, bPtePen1.pri, whole genome shotgun sequence contains the following:
- the LOC134151245 gene encoding 7-methylguanosine phosphate-specific 5'-nucleotidase isoform X2, with protein sequence MVPELEKATVRIKHPERVMGIIRSIKEQGTGKLQVISDFDMTLSRFGCNGRRCPTSHNILDNSRVVSEDGKKKLKDLLHYYYPIEIDPERTLEEKRPLMVEWWSRAHDLLSQQKILKDDIAQIVRESDVMLRDGFNELFDQLHKYSVPLFIFSAGVGDILEEIIRQANVFHPNVNVVSNYMDFDDNGLLKRFKGPLIHTYNKNNTVLQGTEYFQQLSTRTSIILLGDSMGDLTMADGVPSVENILKIGFLNDKVEEQRGKYLDAYDIVLESDETLDVVNGILRYILTET